TCGTGTCCGGGTCCGGAGCCGCACCGACCACTAGGGTGGGTGGATGAACGCGACGGGAACGACGCATGACGCGTTCATGCTCGTTCCCGTCGCCGGCACGCCCGACGCCACCCCATCCGGGAGACCCGACACGATGACCAACGCCAAGGCCGGCGTCGACGTGGTGGTGCTCACCATGAACGACCGGCCCGAGCCGTTCCGGCGGGCGATGGCATCCCTCCTCGCCCAGAAGGAGGTCGATCTTCGGGTGGTCATCGTCGGCAACGGCGTGCAGCCCGACGATGTGCCGGACGGGGCCCGGACGGTGGTCCTGCCCGTCAACGAGGGCATCCCCGCCGGACGGAACATCGGCGCCGACGCCCTCGCCGGGCCGGACGCCGGCGAATTCGTGTTCTTCCTCGACAACGACGCCGTCCTGCCCACCACCGACACCCTCGCCCGGCTCGTCGCGGTCGCCCGCCACCACCCCCGGGCGGCCTACATTCAGCCGCGCATCGCCGACCCCGGCACCGGTGCGACGCTGCGCCGCTGGGTGCCGCGCCTGCGGGCCGGCACCGCCACCCGGCCCGGCACCATCACCGTCATGGCCGAAGGCGTCGTCCTCATCCGCCGCGCCGAATACGAACGGGCCGGCGGGTGGCCGGGACAC
The nucleotide sequence above comes from Microbispora sp. ZYX-F-249. Encoded proteins:
- a CDS encoding glycosyltransferase family 2 protein, which gives rise to MNATGTTHDAFMLVPVAGTPDATPSGRPDTMTNAKAGVDVVVLTMNDRPEPFRRAMASLLAQKEVDLRVVIVGNGVQPDDVPDGARTVVLPVNEGIPAGRNIGADALAGPDAGEFVFFLDNDAVLPTTDTLARLVAVARHHPRAAYIQPRIADPGTGATLRRWVPRLRAGTATRPGTITVMAEGVVLIRRAEYERAGGWPGH